The Sparus aurata chromosome 15, fSpaAur1.1, whole genome shotgun sequence genomic interval TGATCCTCCCTGTCccagctctgtgctgctgctgctcctcagagGACCAGCAGGACTCTTCAGGTCCTGAACACGGCACATGTCACCatgctggtgtgtgtgagcgtctgttttgtgtgtgtgcatgctgctTATGCTAGCAGTACTCCCCTGATGTCTCAATTCTAACACGAGGGTCCCTGTGCAGACAAATGCCACTGTGATGTGTTAACTGTGTGTTCCTATCCTGTTTGGTATCCGTCGTAAATTCTAATACGATCTGAAGGAATGTTTTAGTTGGAAATCATAGAAATGATGCTTTATAACGACAAATAAACTGAGGAAAAAAGtcaatgtgttgcttttttagGAAAATTTACTGTACTCCACAACCACGCGTAAATTGTGCAGCATGTGGAGAATTGTTTATTAATTCACCCCTCACTGTAAAtgttctttcagtgtttttctgttttgtactTGAATGCCAGTCATTCACTCCTTTCTTGGCTCTTCGCTGACAGGTAGGAGTGAGTGGCGTCTTGAATGACAtctaaatgtaattatttcagAAGGTTCCAGAGTGTGAAATGAAATCTCCACATTTCTTACGAAGGTCAGACGGTATAGCAAGACTCAGAGAAAGTTTGCATTAACGCCAGGAATCATTTTGACGAGCCCGGCCTTAATTTACGACAGACTTCGATCAATTTAACGTGGACATTTCCATAATCTTTGACAAGTCTTGGTAAAGAAAAACTATCCTATTAAAGTATCTGCATCCTAGAATCTTaagcctttatttatttaaaaagttgaTCAATTCACTGGAAAATAAAACACGTCCCCACTCTTTGTGCATATATAAAATATCCTTTATTGATATTTTATGCAAGCATAAAGCTCCTTCAAACCTCAAATGTctcatctttattttaaaaatgaaacaatttatAGCCAACATCAGAAAAGAAACATTAGGACAGAGGGTAACAAGTTCTTTTgataaaactaaaaataacTTCCAGCAGCAGTCATGTTTTCACCTCAGAAACATTTAGTACAATTGGACAGATGAAGCTTTTATTAACTACTCTACAGACAAAGATCCATCACcgtaataaatacaaaaacagacaggCATGTCATTGTGATATAAATAATATGTAGGTCATTACAAATACGAGAACAGGTTGAAACTTTGGGAGGAAATGCGAGGTTATCTACAGTGATTGTGGCGTTTCTTCTGATTGTATTTATACCGACACTTAAATGCACTGAAAACTGCAGTATGGAATCTTTTATTGACATTTCAGACACTTCAGGACAGATAGTATTTGTGAATGTTAGGGTGGAAATCTTTCCTATTTTTAAATCTAGAAAAAAGTTGCTGCCTGGTTtccaaaagaaaagacacatttatacattttatacatGAGGCAACTGTAAATAAGTAACTTGCGTCATCTTCACTAAATATTATTTTGCTTCTTCCACACAGACGGATGAACTACTCTTCCTTTTGAGCACGGcttgaaaataaaagcatttatgAATAGTTGCATCCAGGGGCGTAGTATAACATTTGGGCGAGTATCTTGTATGGGCCCCTCCCCCAAATCCACAGCTGGTCATTCTGGTATCTTTGCGAACTCTCCTCCTGTCCATCGCCCCTGGTTGTGTCCAACAAACATGCATACTTtgtataaaaaacacaactttcagACATCAACAATGTATTTTACGTTTTCTATGCATTTATTTTAGGTGCATGTCAATGAGTGAGTGTGTAGCATGTTTTCCATATGTAcacctgtttgtctgtgtgaaatCGATCGACGGGGCTCAGTAGCGATGCTCCCCTCGCGTTATGTGAGAGGAGAACTCGTATCGGTCTTGACTCCGGTGACCACAGAGGTTGCACTCGAAGGGGTCTCTGAAGCCGTGGCAGCCCATGTGAATGGTGTACATGACGTGGTCCAGGAAGAGAACGCGGCAGTGTTCGCAACGGTACGCCCTCACCTGCTCCCCGTCTGCCGTCACCACCTTGAAGCCCTCGGAAGCCATCTCAATGCTGGCCCGGATGGCCTCGTAttgcctctgctgctcctccttcacCAGAGGGAGGACGCCGTTCCTCACCCCAGATGTGATGTGGTTGGTCAGGTAGATGAGACCGGGGGCCGTCCCGCCTGGGCGATCCTCATTGTTGCTCTCGGTGTCTGTGGAGTCCTGGCCGCTGTGGCTGGGCGAGCCGTCCTTCTCGCTGGAGGCAGACTTGGAGTTGGAGAGCAACAGCAGGTTCTCAGCTGCGCTGTCTTTGGCTGACAGACCTGTCCCTGTGTGGCCCTCGGGGGCCGGCTTGTGGAGAGGGAACATGGAGCCGATGCCTACATCAGAAGAGGAGGCCGGGGAGGTCTGAACCAGAGGGCGGAGCGACTCGGCCCCAAGGTAGCTGATGGCGCTGTTGATGGCCTGGTCGATAACGTGGGGCTGAATCAGCTCACCTGCTCCTCCATCGTAGGAGAGGTCTGACAGACGTTTGTCACCTGAGAGgccagacagaaacagaagatcAGTGTGAAAGTTATACTTAAGCTTTCACCCACATCCTGTGATTTCACCATCTGATCACTGAGCCTGCTCCTCTCTAGCTAGGTCTGAAAATGACTCTTCTGGTCTCCCGTTGTTGTTTCTAGGCTGAGACTTGCATTTCCCTCAGctcatttatatttctttttcaccTCTTTTGTTATGGAGATTTTAATCAtctttaatgtaaaattaataaacagtaTTAAACactcattaaatattaaatcatagACTTTTCTAGCAgcaattaaataatttaaaggCACATTTCCTGATCAGGCTGAACTGCAAACAGAGACTTTTGTCTTTCTACTACATGCATTCTGCAGGGCCAGGTAGGCAAGGAAAAATGCAACACTAacgaacacaaaacacactgcagcTTCACCTAGGTAGCTTTCATTGGTGCAGCAGTTACACTTATTTACCATCCAAAGTAGCGACATTGTATTTACACAAAGGAAGCAGATTTCGGCCCTTACCCACAAACTTCTGTGGCATAGTGCTTTTACGTTTAGCTACATTATTAGCTAGTCTGTCTAGCACCAAGGCTCTGTCAGATCCCGTCTGGCTTAAGTCTTCCCTCTGCTCATTCTGGTTGCTTTCTTCCTTTATTACTGGAAAGCAAGACAGAAAAGTAGATTTCAGAGTCAAGGTAATTTGAGTTTGTCCTTGTTAGCTTAAAGTGATGAAACTGGCGCCTGATAACACATGACGGTATCTTCCTCACAGAGCACAGAGCGGACTATTCTGACACATGTGAAGCACTTGGTCTGTAAATCTGTTCATGCTCACAGATGAGGTGTGGATGTGCTTCTCGAGAATTTTACGGTGTTTTCATTCAACTTGTGACTGTTGAGTATATACGGACAAATACGGAACTTGTTACCGACATGGCTTAATTGACTTAATTAGCTTTGCAGTGATTTTGAAAAGCTATAGAACTTATTTAAACAGAAATGGGAGTAATTCAACCTGACCCGTTGGAGCATTTAGTGACAGCAACATTGACGGGATGGTACACATGCATGGCGAGTCCTGCTCTCCCGGTAAAGCGGGTCATCAGATCTGGGTGAGAGCTGCAGTAAGTGAGTGTCTCGCAGGGCACCAACCTGTGTAGATGCTGTTCTGCAGCCCCATGCACTGGAGGTAGTTGTGACATCGCTCCTTGTGCTCCTCCAGAGAGCTGCGCTGCTTGTAGCTTCTCCCACAGTAAGCACACTTGTGGGGTTTTCCGACTGCAGAAAAAATTATTTGTGTTAATTATTATGTCAGtgaacatgtttctgtgtggcATTAAATTAGATATTTTTGTGTGTCACACTATAATGATTCAACCTGCAGTTAATCTGATCTGGTGTTCTAGTCTTTTTCTGGACAGACACAGGAAGCTATAGTTTCAGTATACCACATTTTAaatggaacaaaaagaaaaagacaagctGAGCAGTATGAACAGTggtgagacaaagaaaagagaacCACCTACTTAAACTTAATTGACAGAAAGCCCAAGAAAAAGGCCTAGCTGCACCGCCCACACGGTTTCATAATTTTAAATTCCTCATTATGGCATGAGCATGGCTACTGACTACTTCTTAGGTCACTGAGGTCATGTTCTCTGAATTCTTGGGGAATTTGGGAAAACAACTTGGGggagtttacatttttacaaaaaaaaaacctttgcaTGGAGGGTTTTTCCTAAGCTGaatcctcaaaaaaaaaaaaaaaaaaggaattgacATTTTCCTCAACGGAGGGTTATTCCTGTCCTTGTTGTGAGGCAAAGAGCCACTGCAGGGTTGTGTGAATGACCTGAAAATATAGAGTGAAGTAAAGACCAAGATCCTTTTTTTATTAGGTGCTTCCCTCAATATTGTGAATTACTGATAAATATTGTGGTGTGGGGGTTGGGAACTTTATTTAGAACTTTAAGTTCATGCCCAACCCATGGGCAGCAGAATTTTGAGAATAACTAAAGACAGTTTGAGAATAACTAAATACAgtttatataaataaacagttgaataaataaaatgtcaaaaatacaaataataaataaaataatatggGACCAACAGCCCTTTATTCCTCTAGAAAAAAGACCTCAACGAGCCACTTGGCgtcattttcatcatcactaTTCACATGagcactgtagtttatttttgGTGTAGTCACTTCCCAATTCCTGCTGCTCTAAATACTCAGTAGCAAGTGTGTCTTAATCCACAGCTGAAAGTTGTTCCTGACAAATGCACCTTTTACTCCAGTTTGAGTAATATTAGATTTGGGGGAGTTTTGGAAATAGCAAAGGAAACTACATATTTGCGAGCTGTTTATAAAGAAAGGCTTCAGCAGGAATGAATGGGCCTGGAGCTCAGTCAGAAACAAAGTAGTGAGGTCGAAAAATGCAGAGTGTGAGACGGACCAACACATAGTTGATTTTAAgcctttaaataaatatattaaataattcCAGTCATATCCTTAAAGCACAGGTCACCCATGCTTGTACTCTTTTTGATGCAACCTTTGCTTTTTCAATTCATTCACTTCCATGCACAtccacacttttatttttgtcatttatttttgttagtCAAGACAGCTGGAAGTGCAAATCATAAGTTGAAACTGGTGTGCAAAAAAATGTAGCAGGTTGTCGTTCTGTTAAACTATTTAGAGCAAGCTTTGTAAGTGTACTACTGACACCCAAAATTTTCATTAACACATACTTCTGCAAAgcattagcaaaaaaaaaaaagtgacaccaCATCTACACCCTGTCAACTTCCCCTTATAGAGCACAGAGCGCATATGCACTGCAGAGCGTCTCATGCCTTTTTGTAAAGGCTTCCACCCAGCAGTTTTCTGTGTGGGTGAGCTTCCCATACTCACCCGAGTGGGTGCGTAAATGGCCGGTGAGGGCGTCCCTCCTGCGACAGGCATAGCTGCACAGGTGACATTTGAAGGGTTTCTCCCCTGAGTGGAGCTTGATGTGACGCAGTAGGTTGCCCTTCTGGGTGAAAGAGGCACCGCACTGGCTGCACTGGAACGGACGCTCTCCTGcggacaagaacacaacagacgCACATTACTGCAAAGAGATtcagaagacaaacacagaaaaagaacaggaaaaacaataaCTGGCACACAATTTCATATGTTTCTTATGTAGCCTACCAGGCAGTTCatgatttttaatatttttctcGATTGCACCACTCTCCCTAATCTCACTATGTTTGATCCCTCCACTGACAATGATCaagtctttgtcttttctgagTGGATGAAAAGGCGTACTGCTGCTGTGGGATCGCGGGGTCACTGCGCTACAAGCAGCCCGAGTGCCAGAACAAGCCGGATGATAGAGCATCTCCGGGGCAGAGAGCGATCCAGCAGCCTGCGGGAGGGTttcacagcagagtgacactcCATCTCTCCATGCTCCCCCTGCCCCACCGACTTCTGGCGCTCTGATCGAACAAGAGCCTTTCAGACTCAGCCTGCCAGTTCCGTAATGCACCATTGCCTAGGTCAATTTGATCTGAAAATCtcattttttcctcttcttcgtcTCTAAAATAAGAGCGGCACATCACAATGCAAATTCAGCCTCATTTGAATAAAGCGAAGGAAACACTTTGTGTTGAGAGCCAGTCTTCCTGATCAGCGCTTCTGGAATAAACCAATATCCAGCCTCTCCGagtgttgtggcattctgtgagAACGTTTTAATAtggcttttttttcaaaggccCCCCATAAAATAAGAGTCACCAGTGAAGcagcaaaaatatataaaaaaaagaaattcattaaaaatgcatttcaggAGCAAAGACTCGCCACagaatattttctatttaaatagGAGGCACTTCATTATATCTTTTATTGTACTTTCTTTTGCATTTACATTAGTCTAGTGTTCCTTTCTTCCATTTTGAGTTTCATTAGTTTCTAAAGCTTGACAGTTAAGTgcctttttcaaaaatgttcccCACCACTGGTTTGGCTTCATTACAATAGAATATCAattttgaaatttgaaaaactTTTAATAGCCAGATAATTGTCAGTTCATAGAGATCCCATTTAATTGAAGCAGATATCCTGTTTCTTGACTGagggcatgtttttttttcggACCAACTTTCGTCTCTCTCTCGCACAATAATTTGATCAGCTACTGTTGCTTGTCATGTGGTAATTCAGAGGCATTTAGATGAACAATAATGAATGCTAATGGTATGCTCAAAGTCTATTTCACGCATGATAGGAAGGATCTACATGCATACAGCCAAACGCAAGGATGCCATTGAAACTACTACTGAGGATGAGGGTGACTGCAAACATAAGAACAGTTTATTTCTACGACTATATCgctaatgtttgtgtgtaggcAAAGAAGACACAAAGCTAGAGTATATACTGCGTGTGTTAATGCCAAACAATAGCAGGGGTTGAGCACTCACTTCATTTCTGCCATTTAAAGCCTAAAGAAGAGCTCTAAACATGAGGGGGAGCCACAGCAGACACCTTTCTACCCCTGATCCATCCTCTCACACTAACAGTGAACATGGGTGCAAAGGAAGGGCAAGAAGTATTGCAGGTGGCTTACCAGTGTGGCTTCGCTTGTGCACCATCAACACATTGGGGCCAATGCAAACTATCCCACAGATATCGCACTTGAGCTTCCCGTTGGGCAGCCGGATACCGCCGGCCGAGGAGAAGGCCTTGGCTTCGGGGCTCGGCTGTGAGCCGTTCACCTTGGCCCCGGAGGCATCGATCACGCGCAAGTCTTCCgcgcactcctcctcctccacgccATTCATGTCACAGGCCAGCCCATTCTCCTCATCACTGCGAGCCTCAACTTTAATGTTACAGGCTGGAAAAGAGGGCAAGGGGGGGCCACGGTTTAGAATACGAGCATGGTTCTTTCATGATGTTATACACTAAAGATGGGCAATTTATCAGTGTGATATTGATGCTGTGACAGGAGAACAGATAGAGCTGCTTGTTGAAACACTGTCATGTAGCCTTTAAGTTGCCTTTGTCCTGCTCTGAAAGGCTTCAGAATAGAAAAGTCAAACGATTTTGTGAAcctttctgtctgtcctcactgAATGAAGGAATGTTGCTCATAGATGTTCATAAAATCCACTCGCCTCACAGATGAATTTCTTATTTGACTAAACATTAagtcatttatttagttttatttagtATTTAGTTATTTAGATTCATTCTTAAACACTatgtttttatcttattttatattttctcatTCGCCTGACCTGATGTGACTGTTAAATTCATCTTTGTCTTATTGTTTGCCCTTTTATATTGGTGGGATGGTttcataaacttttttttatttcactcacacatttccttttcctcttttctccgAATGAGACATGACATTTAACACATAAAGTGCCATGTCATTCTTTTTGTTTCGCGCTCTAATAAAATACACAATTACTCCTTTTACAAAGACTGGGATGTGTTGAGgaatttaaaggggcactatgtagttttggagaaaaaagtTAAACTCATACTTTTGATATTAACAAggtaataattcaaactcagcgatatttattgtttccataagtgaatagacaagctgttctcagaggaaaataaggtccccagaacactgtttgaagctagaaaggtggcagggtccgccacatataaacaaaccaaaacagcaagaaactgtgttgtcccttaagattaatttgtttattcagtttattcagtaatgaaaACAGAGTGAGTTTGGTCATATAGtttttttaggcataaaaaaaatctttcttcTTTATAGAATGTTTTTCACAGCTATTAAACTGATCTTAAATTGTATTGTTGTAAATATGGTTTTGTTCATTCCCTATTTCTTTTGTTAGGATGAAACACTGCAACTACACTGTAATGTGACTACAGCAACCACAGCTTCGTGAAAACAAACTTCCTTAAGAGCACAATACGACATGTCCCTTGTTTACCGGGATGCTACATCAAACCCTCAAAAACTTCCCCTTGTTTCAGGCCTTTTTGTGAAACAACCCAAGAAAAGCCACAGACGAGTAATTTAAACTGTAGACTCTACCGCTCATTCTTTACAAAGTAGCATAATATTTCGTAAAGACACACAGGTGGATAGCTCATGTCGAATGTGTGAGGATGTCAGCAAAGAGATGAAGAAACGCACAGATCATCTCACACCATCACACTTTGgtgaaaaaaatgacagcaagataaacaggaaacagagacaCAGGAAGCTGTGTGAAACTAGGGACGACAGCGGTGTCTAtcagaacaacagaagatgatgaacacacacaggcacacgcaAGACACACTCACATCTGAGCTTTTTTCGCCATTTAGAAGGGTCTTAATCAGTCTAATTTCAAGCTTTTCAGAGTGCAGAGAGTAAACGCTGCACGATTGGTTAGCGTAACTGTTACTTGTGGAACAATAAGAAAGTCTCATTGGGGTCATTGAGGTCTGGTGTTCCCAAAATGATCAGAAAAAGGAGAAGTGTCCTCCCTGTTGATCGACCAGCTCCTCGTTTTCCCACCAGTGAGCTTTAGAAACAACTGACAGATCATGCAAGTCCCACAGCTACCAGCTTGTGGTTTGCATGTCACAGTGACAGCCTGATTTCCCCACGCCGCTACCTCTTGTTTGTACaactgaagaggaagaagtggaaATCATGAAATATAGGAATCTATGGA includes:
- the ikzf1 gene encoding DNA-binding protein Ikaros isoform X1, with translation MLGWNEEVQWRGEGLRAQLHGAAAALRPSAHGAGESWKNFILQTQGIAEYLHRMETEEAQEMAQMPGRDSPPANEASEEAEEPMAVPEDLSAGSTHQQNNRGDKACNIKVEARSDEENGLACDMNGVEEEECAEDLRVIDASGAKVNGSQPSPEAKAFSSAGGIRLPNGKLKCDICGIVCIGPNVLMVHKRSHTGERPFQCSQCGASFTQKGNLLRHIKLHSGEKPFKCHLCSYACRRRDALTGHLRTHSVGKPHKCAYCGRSYKQRSSLEEHKERCHNYLQCMGLQNSIYTVIKEESNQNEQREDLSQTGSDRALVLDRLANNVAKRKSTMPQKFVGDKRLSDLSYDGGAGELIQPHVIDQAINSAISYLGAESLRPLVQTSPASSSDVGIGSMFPLHKPAPEGHTGTGLSAKDSAAENLLLLSNSKSASSEKDGSPSHSGQDSTDTESNNEDRPGGTAPGLIYLTNHITSGVRNGVLPLVKEEQQRQYEAIRASIEMASEGFKVVTADGEQVRAYRCEHCRVLFLDHVMYTIHMGCHGFRDPFECNLCGHRSQDRYEFSSHITRGEHRY
- the ikzf1 gene encoding DNA-binding protein Ikaros isoform X3, which translates into the protein MLGWNEEVQWRGEGLRAQLHGAAAALRPSAHGAGESWKNFILQTQGIAEYLHRMETEEAQEMAQMPGRDSPPANEASEEAEEPMAVPEDLSAGSTHQQNNRGDKGERPFQCSQCGASFTQKGNLLRHIKLHSGEKPFKCHLCSYACRRRDALTGHLRTHSVGKPHKCAYCGRSYKQRSSLEEHKERCHNYLQCMGLQNSIYTVIKEESNQNEQREDLSQTGSDRALVLDRLANNVAKRKSTMPQKFVGDKRLSDLSYDGGAGELIQPHVIDQAINSAISYLGAESLRPLVQTSPASSSDVGIGSMFPLHKPAPEGHTGTGLSAKDSAAENLLLLSNSKSASSEKDGSPSHSGQDSTDTESNNEDRPGGTAPGLIYLTNHITSGVRNGVLPLVKEEQQRQYEAIRASIEMASEGFKVVTADGEQVRAYRCEHCRVLFLDHVMYTIHMGCHGFRDPFECNLCGHRSQDRYEFSSHITRGEHRY
- the ikzf1 gene encoding DNA-binding protein Ikaros isoform X4; its protein translation is MAVPEDLSAGSTHQQNNRGDKACNIKVEARSDEENGLACDMNGVEEEECAEDLRVIDASGAKVNGSQPSPEAKAFSSAGGIRLPNGKLKCDICGIVCIGPNVLMVHKRSHTGERPFQCSQCGASFTQKGNLLRHIKLHSGEKPFKCHLCSYACRRRDALTGHLRTHSVGKPHKCAYCGRSYKQRSSLEEHKERCHNYLQCMGLQNSIYTVIKEESNQNEQREDLSQTGSDRALVLDRLANNVAKRKSTMPQKFVGDKRLSDLSYDGGAGELIQPHVIDQAINSAISYLGAESLRPLVQTSPASSSDVGIGSMFPLHKPAPEGHTGTGLSAKDSAAENLLLLSNSKSASSEKDGSPSHSGQDSTDTESNNEDRPGGTAPGLIYLTNHITSGVRNGVLPLVKEEQQRQYEAIRASIEMASEGFKVVTADGEQVRAYRCEHCRVLFLDHVMYTIHMGCHGFRDPFECNLCGHRSQDRYEFSSHITRGEHRY
- the ikzf1 gene encoding DNA-binding protein Ikaros isoform X2; this encodes MLGWNEEVQWRGEGLRAQLHGAAAALRPSAHGAGESWKNFILQTQGIAEYLHRMETEEAQEMAQMPGRDSPPANEASEEAEEPMAVPEDLSAGSTHQQNNRGDKACNIKVEARSDEENGLACDMNGVEEEECAEDLRVIDASGAKVNGSQPSPEAKAFSSAGGIRLPNGKLKCDICGIVCIGPNVLMVHKRSHTGERPFQCSQCGASFTQKGNLLRHIKLHSGEKPFKCHLCSYACRRRDALTGHLRTHSVGKPHKCAYCGRSYKQRSSLEEHKERCHNYLQCMGLQNSIYTGDKRLSDLSYDGGAGELIQPHVIDQAINSAISYLGAESLRPLVQTSPASSSDVGIGSMFPLHKPAPEGHTGTGLSAKDSAAENLLLLSNSKSASSEKDGSPSHSGQDSTDTESNNEDRPGGTAPGLIYLTNHITSGVRNGVLPLVKEEQQRQYEAIRASIEMASEGFKVVTADGEQVRAYRCEHCRVLFLDHVMYTIHMGCHGFRDPFECNLCGHRSQDRYEFSSHITRGEHRY
- the ikzf1 gene encoding DNA-binding protein Ikaros isoform X5, with protein sequence MAASNGLLGVSFYWHGTKQVPRARRLDSPPQTRPVDKSKQNAPVELRDIVMLGWNEEVQWRGEGLRAQLHGAAAALRPSAHGAGESWKNFILQTQGIAEYLHRMETEEAQEMAQMPGRDSPPANEASEEAEEPMAVPEDLSAGSTHQQNNRGDKGERPFQCSQCGASFTQKGNLLRHIKLHSGEKPFKCHLCSYACRRRDALTGHLRTHSVGKPHKCAYCGRSYKQRSSLEEHKERCHNYLQCMGLQNSIYTGDKRLSDLSYDGGAGELIQPHVIDQAINSAISYLGAESLRPLVQTSPASSSDVGIGSMFPLHKPAPEGHTGTGLSAKDSAAENLLLLSNSKSASSEKDGSPSHSGQDSTDTESNNEDRPGGTAPGLIYLTNHITSGVRNGVLPLVKEEQQRQYEAIRASIEMASEGFKVVTADGEQVRAYRCEHCRVLFLDHVMYTIHMGCHGFRDPFECNLCGHRSQDRYEFSSHITRGEHRY